TTCGGGGTCGGCGCAAGTCACTTGGCACTTGAGTGGAATGATCTTCCGATTGATGTAGTCGGGCTCGATTGGAGACTGCCAATTACAGAAGCAAGACAAATGGGAATACAGAAAACGGTACAAGGTAATCTTGATCCTGCCCTTCTTTTATCATCATGGGATGTTATAGAAGAACGGACGAAAAGGATCCTGGATCAGGGCATGGAACAGGACGGCTACATCTTTAATCTGGGACATGGGGTTTTCCCTTCCGTAAATCCGGAAACACTGAAGAGGCTGACCGCTTTCATTCATGAATATTCATCAAAAATGAAGTAAGGTGAGCGAACCATTTGCTAAAAATCCTTAATTGGATGCACAATAAAAGAACGAAATCTTTAAATGAGGTGTAATTTCATGTCAAGAAAAAAAATGGGCCTTTTAGTCATGGCTTATGGTACTCCATACACTGAAGAGGATATTGAAAGATATTATACACATATTCGTCATGGGAGACGGCCAAGCGATGAATTGATTGCCGACCTAAAAGGCAGATATGAAGCGATTGGTGGATTATCCCCGCTTGCAAAAATAACGGAAGGACAAGCTGAAGCCCTTGAAAAGAAATTGAATTCCGTTCAGGAAGAAGTTGAATTCAAGGCATATCTTGGACTGAAACATATTGAACCTTTTGTTGAAGACGCAGTGAAACAAATGCATGAAGATGGAATCAAAGAAGCGGTCAGTATAGTATTGGCACCGCATTTTTCAACATTCAGCGTGAAGTCTTATAATGGACGTGCCCAGGACGAAGCCGCTAAATGGGGGGACCTGACCATAACTTCCGTTGAAAGCTGGTATGATGAACCGAAATTCATTCAATATTGGGTAGACCAAATAAAAGAAGTAATCGGGAAAATGTCCTCGGAAGAACGCGATAACTTCGCTTTGATTGTGTCGGCACATAGCCTTCCTGAAAAAATCCTGCAATCAGGAGATCCGTATCCAAATCAACTGAAAGAAACGGCAGACATGATTGCTGAAGGCGCAGGGGTTACCAATTATGCAGTAGGCTGGCAAAGCGCTGGACAAACACCTGAACCATGGTTGGGACCTGATGTACAGGATTTAACCAGAGATCTTCATCGAACAAAAGGTTATAAAGCTTTCATTTATATTCCTGTTGGCTTTGTTGCCGAGCACCTTGAAGTCCTTTATGATAATGATTATGAATGTAAGGTTGTGACAGAAGAGATTGGTGCAGGTTACTATAGGCCGGATATGCCCAATGTTAAACCTGAATTCATCGATGCTTTGGCTACAATCATTTTAAACAAATTACAGGAAAAGTGATTAATCAATAGAGGAAACCAGTTTAACCATGCTTACAATTCGCTCTACATATTTTCATATGAAGTTGATAGATGCCATGCACCTGGAAAAGCGACGCTTTTTTTACTTTACCTGAGTGATTTAAATAAATACCCCTTTTGAAAAAGTGGCTGTCCATTAATGAGGATGGCCATTGTTTCTCTAAAAAATCGAAAATTTAATTGAAAAGACTGAATATTTTTGGTATGATATCGTTGAACATAATGACTATTTTGTCCGTTTGGTCAGGATCGAGGTGGGAAATGTCTGTTGATCGTAAAAAATTAATTTTAGAAGCCGCGACCAAGTCGTTTTCACTTTTTGGATATAAGGCAACGACGATGGATCAAGTCGCTAAAATTGCCAATGTGGGAAAAGGGACCATTTATACCTTTTATAAAAATAAAGAGGAGCTGTTTAAAGAAATCGTTCAGCGGATGATAGAGGAAATGAAATATGAAGCTGAACAATCTTTGGATGATCAATTCTCCTTTTTTGAAAATCTGCATCGGGCCGTTTATCGAATTCTGGAGTTCAGGCAGGAACATCAATTATCTTTAAAACTTCTTCAGGAAGAGCGGGAAATTGGTACGCCGGCCGTTCAGGAAATGGTTAATGAAATGGAAGAAGCCATTGTATCCTACATTAAGGAAAAACTAAAAATAGCGATTGATAAGGGCTATATACAGCCTTGCGATCCAGAGATAACAGCTTTCCTGATGCTAAAGATGTACCTTGCCCTGATTTTTGATTGGGAAAGGAACCATGCCCCGTTAGAGAAAGAGGAAATTGCTGAACTATTTAAAATATATTTGTTCAAAGGATTATCCGTAAAGTGATAATTCTATTTTTTTGCTGAAAGTCAATGAATCCCAATAAAAAGAAGAGATGCCGATGAGCGGTATCTCTTCTTTTTATTGGGGATGTTTTTCAGCTGCGAAACTGAACCTTATATGAATTCATCCTGCTATTTGGGAAGCGGATGGTGGAACACAAGAATACTACTCTCCAGAAAGGCAATGATCACAGTGGTTTCCATAACATTCGTGCTGTTCTTCGATTTTTTTTCCGCATTCCGTGCATTGTTTCGGAGGCAGGTTTTTAAAGAACTCAACGCTACTTTGAATCATGAACATCATCTCCTGAATTATTTTATTATTCGCTTTTCTATAGTTATATTGTATTATAACAGATTTACAATGTCAATGAATGTTTTATAACATAAGTAAAAAAGGTGAAATAAGGGCAAGAATAGTTTATATTAATGGGGAAGTCATTGAGAGAAAAAAAGGAGTGCCTAAGCATGAAAATCACCGTAATTGGCTGCTGGGGCGGTTATCCAGCTAAAAATGAGGCAAGTTCCGGCTATTTGCTTGAATATGAAGATTTTCGCATTCTGCTTGATTGTGGCAGCGGTGTTCTATCACAGCTGCAAAACCATATGAAGCCGGAGGATCTTGGTGCAGTTGTATTATCCCACTATCATCCGGATCATGTAGCGGATATTGGTGTCCTGCAGCACGCTGCGTTCATACAGCAGATATTGGGCAGCGAAAAAAGGACGATTCCTATTTATGGTCATGATTTGGACGAAGTCGAGTTTGGTAAGTTAACTTATAAAGACGTGACAAAGGGGATAGCCTACACTGCTGATCAACCCTTAACCATTGGACCGTGTAAATTTACGTTCATGAAAACAAATCATCCAGTCCCTTGTTTTGCAATGAGGATTGAAGCAGAAAATCATTCGATAGTTTACACAGGGGATAGTTCATATATGGATGAGCTTGCAGATTTCGCTAAAGACGCAAATGTTTTACTATGTGAAAGTAACTTTTACAGTGATATGGATGGTTCAAAGGCGGGGCATATGACGGCAAGAGAAGCGGGCATGCTAGCGGAAAAGGCTGACGTCCAGCTTTTGCTGTTAACTCATCTCCCTCATTATGGGAATCTTGATCAACTGAAAAAAGAAGCATCCGAGGTATTCAAAAGGGAAATAGCTGTAGCTAAAACCAATCTCGAATTCCAACTATAAATGAAACATCAGTGATATGAAGTCTACAAGGAGGAACAACTGTGCTTTTTATTGATAATAAGGGAATTACAGATCCAAGAATTAACCTTGCCATTGAAGAATATGCACTTAAACATTTAAATATAGATGAAACCTATCTTTTATTTTACATTAATCGTCCTTCAATCATCATAGGAAGAAATCAAAATACGATTGAAGAAATCAATGCCGATTATGTAGAAGGAAATGGCATTACAGTTGTTCGCCGCCTTTCCGGGGGGGGAGCGGTTTATCATGACCTAGGGAATCTAAATTTCAGTTTCATTACGAGGGACGATGGGGATAGTTTCCATAATTTCAAGAAATTCACCCAACCTGTCGTGGAAACGCTTGAGAAACTTGGAATACATGCTGAATTGAGCGGTCGTAACGATATTCTGGCTGAAGGAAAGAAAATTTCGGGAAACGCGATGTTTTCAACGAAGGGCAGAATGTTCAGTCATGGGACATTGCTGTTTAAATCAGAAATGGATCATATTGTATCCGCTTTAAAAGTGAAAAAAGATAAAATAGAGTCAAAAGGGATAAAATCAATAAGAAGCCGTGTCGGTAATATTGCTGATTTCTTAAAAGAACCGATGTCTGTTGAAGAGTTCCGTTCGTTCCTTCTGCAAAATATTTTCAAAGATAGCGGTAAGGTTACAGAGTATATTTTAACGGAGACGGATTGGGAGAAAATTCACATAATCTCTGAAGAAAGGTATCAAAACTGGGAGTGGAATTACGGAAAATCGCCTAAATTCAACTTGCAAAACTCACATAGATTCCCTGTGGGGTCTGTTGACATCCGCCTTGAAGTGAACAGGGGAATTATTGAAAATTGTAAAATCTACGGCGATTTCTTCGGGGTCGGAGAGGTTGCGGATATTGAACAAAAGCTTACTGGAACACGTTATGAAAAGGAAGCAATCAGCAGGGTACTAGATGAGATCGATGTTCGTCATTATTTTGGCAATGTAACGAAAGAAGAAATATTGGCACTAATATATTAAGCCACAAAAGCCGTCCCGACTTAATAGGACGGCTTTTGTGCCTAATAATGACAGTAATTGCTTGAATATGGATAAAATTGTTGCTGTAATAGCTTTCTTTTAATATAATAAAAATGTATTTAGTTCACCATAAAAATGAATGACTATTCATTCATGCTATTTGCAGGGGAGGGAGAAAGATGAATTTATCTGAACAGCTTCATCAAATGGCTTTAAAAAAGGCGGATAAGCCAGCATATTACTTTATGGATCAATCCACTTCATATGGGGAATTGGATAAAGCCGTTACGAAGTTCGCAGACGAATTACATAGGCTGGGTGTTTCCAAAGGTGATAACATTGCGCTGTTATTAGGCAACTCTCCACATTTCATCATTTCGTTGTATGGGGCTATGCGAGCAGGGGCGACCGTAATTCCCGTCAATCCAATTTACACACCTGACGAGATTGGTTATATCCTTAATAATGGCGATGTAAAGGTTGTTGTGGCATTAGATAAGCTTTTACCCTTACTAGAGAAAATGAACCCGATCCTCTCAAGCGTAGAACAATATGTTATTTGCGAAACGCAGCAGGATAATGGGGATATTAGCG
The DNA window shown above is from Peribacillus sp. FSL P2-0133 and carries:
- a CDS encoding TetR/AcrR family transcriptional regulator; translated protein: MSVDRKKLILEAATKSFSLFGYKATTMDQVAKIANVGKGTIYTFYKNKEELFKEIVQRMIEEMKYEAEQSLDDQFSFFENLHRAVYRILEFRQEHQLSLKLLQEEREIGTPAVQEMVNEMEEAIVSYIKEKLKIAIDKGYIQPCDPEITAFLMLKMYLALIFDWERNHAPLEKEEIAELFKIYLFKGLSVK
- a CDS encoding lipoate--protein ligase, with product MLFIDNKGITDPRINLAIEEYALKHLNIDETYLLFYINRPSIIIGRNQNTIEEINADYVEGNGITVVRRLSGGGAVYHDLGNLNFSFITRDDGDSFHNFKKFTQPVVETLEKLGIHAELSGRNDILAEGKKISGNAMFSTKGRMFSHGTLLFKSEMDHIVSALKVKKDKIESKGIKSIRSRVGNIADFLKEPMSVEEFRSFLLQNIFKDSGKVTEYILTETDWEKIHIISEERYQNWEWNYGKSPKFNLQNSHRFPVGSVDIRLEVNRGIIENCKIYGDFFGVGEVADIEQKLTGTRYEKEAISRVLDEIDVRHYFGNVTKEEILALIY
- a CDS encoding MBL fold metallo-hydrolase yields the protein MKITVIGCWGGYPAKNEASSGYLLEYEDFRILLDCGSGVLSQLQNHMKPEDLGAVVLSHYHPDHVADIGVLQHAAFIQQILGSEKRTIPIYGHDLDEVEFGKLTYKDVTKGIAYTADQPLTIGPCKFTFMKTNHPVPCFAMRIEAENHSIVYTGDSSYMDELADFAKDANVLLCESNFYSDMDGSKAGHMTAREAGMLAEKADVQLLLLTHLPHYGNLDQLKKEASEVFKREIAVAKTNLEFQL
- the yhfH gene encoding protein YhfH, which encodes MIQSSVEFFKNLPPKQCTECGKKIEEQHECYGNHCDHCLSGE
- the hemH gene encoding ferrochelatase, producing MSRKKMGLLVMAYGTPYTEEDIERYYTHIRHGRRPSDELIADLKGRYEAIGGLSPLAKITEGQAEALEKKLNSVQEEVEFKAYLGLKHIEPFVEDAVKQMHEDGIKEAVSIVLAPHFSTFSVKSYNGRAQDEAAKWGDLTITSVESWYDEPKFIQYWVDQIKEVIGKMSSEERDNFALIVSAHSLPEKILQSGDPYPNQLKETADMIAEGAGVTNYAVGWQSAGQTPEPWLGPDVQDLTRDLHRTKGYKAFIYIPVGFVAEHLEVLYDNDYECKVVTEEIGAGYYRPDMPNVKPEFIDALATIILNKLQEK